From the genome of Alicyclobacillus sp. SO9:
ATTCTTCAGGAGATACGGGAATTGCCGGGGGTTCGCATTCGCGGGCTCATGACAATGGCTCCGTTTTATGAGGATCCGTTGTTGACGCGACCTACCTTTGCAGCACTTAGGGAAGCGTTGACGGACACGCGGGAAAGGCTGTCTTGGCCAGACCTGACAGAATTGTCCATGGGCATGTCACATGACTTCCAAGTTGCCGTCGAGGAAGGTGCCACCATGGTTCGAATCGGCCGTCGATTAATGAATGAATGGACAGAGCTAAAGCAGGAGTGAGCAGAAAACATGTGGTTTCAATTGGTAAACATCATAGGTAACATTCTTTATATTTACTTGTATCTGTTAATTGCAGTGGCCATCATGTCGTGGATCCCGGATGTGGCAGAAACACAACTTGGGCGGATTCTGCGGCGTATTACGGACCCCTACTTGAATTTGTTCCGCAGGTTTATTCCGCCGCTGAACCTCGGAGGGATGATGCTGGACATTGCTTTCTTCATTGCATTTTTCGTGTATTACTTGGCCATTAACGAGGTTATCCGTTTGCTGAACAGCTTTGGATAATACCATGTTGAGGTCTAGCGAGTGATGGGTTCAGCAAGTGATGAGACAAATCCATGGATTTTGAAGGCATGGATTTTTGATAATGGACAAAAAAGATTGAGTGAAGAGGGAAAATGATTGGCAGAAGAGCTTCATATTGACGGATGGGCGAGAGCCGCCGAGCGACCGTTTCTGCGTCGGCTGGATGACATTGCCCTACAAGTTGAATCGCGCTATACTGCGGAACTCACGGATTTTCTAACGCCACGAGAGCAGATACTCGCCGAGTCGATGGCGCGCCACCACAATCTGAACATCACCTTCTTTGGCGGGTATGATGGAGCCGAACGGCAACGGGCTTTGATTGCTCCTTCATACTGGGTGGAAAGACAAGCCGACTACAGGATTTGCATTCTGTCGGCGACACTCAATCAACAGCGCTCAGCTTCACACCGTCATATCATGGGCTCGCTTTTAGGCACCGGTGTAAAACGCAAGAAAGTCGGGGATATAGGTCTGAATTCTGAGAAAGCCTATGTAGTGATGGACACGGACTTAGCGGATTTTGTGCAGGCGAACTGGCGTCTGCCGGGTATGTTCGACGGAGTGATTCAACGTCTGGACCATGTTGATGCTTTTCCAGTTAGCCAATATGAGCTTACGAATGGAAGTGTGTCTTCGCTGAGGCTGGATGCAGTCATTGCGCAATTCTGTAAGTATTCCCGCAGTAAAGCTCAAGAGGCGGTCAAACGAGGGCATGTCACTCTTAACTTTGCTGAAGTCACCAACCCGGCGGAGTCACTCGAACAAGGGGATGTCATCTCCATTCGAGGCTTTGGCAGATTAAAGCTGATGAGTCTCGAAGGTGAGTCCAAGCGAGGGAAACAACGCCTGCAAATAGGTGTATTGAAGTCGTAAAATTGCAGGACTTTCTATGGCTTCGTCGAATAGATTTCAAGAACCACATGTCGAAGGAATTCCATTACTGACATGATGTGTCGAATTTGGAGGAGGTGCGCGGGATGCCGCTGTCCCCGTTAGATATTCACAATAAAGAGTTTGGACGGTCTTTTCGCGGTTACGATGAAGATGAGGTTGACGATTTTCTGGAGCGTGTGATTCAGGATTACGAGGGACTCATTCGTCAAAACAAAGAACTTGATGAGCGTATGGGCGACCTTAAGGAGCAACTGAAGCATTTCACAAACATTGAGGAGAGCCTGAGTAAGTCCATTGTGGTGGCTCAGGAAACGGCGGAGGAAGTCAAGACCAATGCGCGTAAAGAGGCTCAACTCATTGTGAAAGAAGCAGAAAAGAACGCGGATAGAATCGTTGCCGAGGCCTTGAATAAGTCGAGGAAAATTGCAATGGATGGGGAGGAAATTCAGAAACAGTCATCCATGTTTCGGGCTCGTTTTCGTTCTTTGCTCCAAGCTCAGTTGGAAATGCTCGAATCAGATGATTGGGACAAAATAGGGCAGGAACTCCCCGCCAAGGAATCATATGCGTACGAAACGCACTCTGACAATGCCGGTTAGTACGACGGATTTATCTTTTTTACTCTGCACTTTGGTCCCACCCTTAGGTGGGCTTTTTTATGTACAAAAGAGGTCCGAACAACTTCATAAATAACACTGAAACCGCAGCCAATCCTGGCAGGAATGTGTCGAATGAGTCCTGACATACCACACCACAATAAGAGTGGAGGGGAGTATGAAAAGGGGGGAACGGCTGTGGAACTAAAGCTTGTGCAAGAACGTCTCAAGAAGGACTATGACCATATTCGTCGGAAGTTGTTGAATTCAGGAGAATACGGACTTACTAACGTCGAAAGAGATGAGTTGGGCGAATTGTCGGCATATGACAATCATCCAGCAGACATTGCGAGTGAAGTCTGGGAAAGAGAAAAGGATGTCGGCCTTCGCGACCGCGATAAACTGCAGCTTCAGGCAATTGAACGAGCTTTGTCTGCAATCTATCAGGGCACCTATGGTGTTTGTCAATCATGCGGCACGCAAATCCCGCAGGAACGGTTGGAAGCCCTGCCAATTGCTGTGTTGTGCAAAGTATGCCAGGAGCAGGATGAAGCACAACATCCGAATCGTGACTGGCCCGTTGAAGAGGAATTTCTGTACCCGGGGTATGCCAGGACAAACCTCGATAACACCACAAATGTGGAATTTGACGGAGAAGATTCTTGGCAGGCTGTAGCACGTTACAATGAGCGTCCCGACTATCCCTTTGACCCCGACTTGGGTGAATTGGATGATAACGAAGGGATTGTCGAGGAAACCGACGCTATCAGCAATGAAATGTACAAACGGAAGGGCTGAGTTAGCCTGCAGCCAGAGCTGAGTCAGAGTGTAGTCCACCGGTTCCGGCGGAGGTTGGTGGACGAAAATCGGGAACGTTCCAGCTCTTGGAAGGATGTCTTTGAAGGCACAGCCCGGCAGAAATTCTGCCGGGCTGTCTGTGCCAAGTGTACAGCATTATGGTAGACTGTTTCAGAACATATCTTGAGTGGAAAAGGTGACAATAAGAGTGATCTACCTACTAGCCGCACTGGTTTTTGCCGCCGATCAAGTCATTAAATGGGAAGTACGGAGCCACATGGCGATTACGCAAAGCATTCCTGTATTTCCGCCGGTTTTGTACCTCGACTACATTCGCAACTCAGGCGGTGCATTTGGTATCTTACCACATTTCCGGATTCTCTTCGTACTTGTGGCAATGGTGGTTATCGCAGCTGTAATTTATGTTGATGTCAGGTATAAGCCTGTGTTATGGACGCGTATTGGCCTTGGCTTACTATTGGGAGGCGCCCTTGGAAACATGTGGGACCGCATCGTGTTTGGTAATGTTACGGATTATATGTACCTTCAGATAATACACTTCCCAATTTTTAATCTAGCGGATGTGATGATTGATGTTGGCGTAATTATGCTGCTGATTAGGAGTCTCCAGTCAGACCGGTCATCAAGGAAGGACGACTAAAGCTTCATGAATGAAAAATGGGCTATTGTAGAATCCTTTACTGCAGAAGCACAAGACGAAGGAATACGGCTCGACAAGTGGCTGACGGATGTACTTCAGGAGCGAGACTACGACGTGTCTCGAAACCAGGTGCAGGACTGGCTGAAGCAAGGTTTCATTCAACGCCGGGAATACACCCGGAGACTGCGCAGCAGCGATTTGATTGAGCCAGGCTATGAGTTCTCTGTTGCGGTCCCCGCCGCACAGAGCGCGGAGATAACAGGAGAAAGCATTCCTTTGGACGTGGTGTATGAGGACGCGGAAGTCATCGTTATCAATAAACCACGAGGGATGGTTGTCCATCCAGGTGCAGGTCATACTACAGGGACAATGGTAAACGCCCTTGTTGGCCGGGGGACACAGTTGTCGAATCTGGGAGGAGAGATGCGCCCGGGTGTAGTGCATCGCATCGATAAAGACACATCTGGTTTGCTGGTCTTTGCCAAGACTGACAGAGCTTATCATGGGCTGTCAGAGCAGCTTCGAGAGCATTCCATGACGAGGCAGTATGAGGCCATTTGCCATGGACTCGTGACGCACGACAATGGGACGATTGATGCACCTGTTGGCCGTGACGCAAAAAATCGGCAACGGATGGCCGTGACGGAACTCGGGAAAGAGGCTGTCACACATTTCCGGGTGGAACAGCGATTCACGCGACATACCTTTCTTTCCTTACGACTCGAGACAGGACGAACCCATCAAATTCGGGTACATCTAGCGTACATAGGTCATCCTTTAGCTGGCGATCCAATCTATGGTCCGCGACATACGCTGCCAATTGCAGGGCAGGCGCTGCACGCCCATACGCTGGGCTTTGTTCATCCCGTGACCAAAGAGGAACTGGTGTTTGAAGCCGCTGTGCCACAGGACATGACAGTACTGCTTGAAGGGTTGCGTCAGGGGATGTGGTAGATTTCAGTTGACGCGAGCCTATGAAGTTGCTAAAGTGAGACCAACGAACAGTACCTTTAAACCAATCCCGCGAGATTGGAAAGGTGTCGGACACGAATATCGGTTGCGCGGCTCTTGGATTACCATTTTGGCTGCGTTTCAAGATATGCGACTGCCTTTCCACTAGGCAGTCGTTTTTTGTGTGCCGCCTCTTCTCGCGAATCCGACACGGGAGGTTCTCAGATGCAGAAGAAAGCACAGTTAATGGATGCGACTGGAATGCGCCGATCTATCACGAGAATGGCGCACGAGATTTTGGAGCGGAACAAGGGACTCAGTCAGGTAATTCTGGTGGGGATTGAGCGAAGGGGAGTTCACCTTGCCAATCGAATTGCGGACAGGCTGCTTGACATCGAAGGTGTGCAGCCTGAGGTTTTTGCCCTTGACCCGCGTCCTTACCGGGATGACGTTCCTTCCTCGGAGAACAACAGAATCCCTCTTGAAGGCTTTCCAGTGGAGGACAAAGTGGTTGTGCTTGTGGATGACGTACTGTACACAGGACGCACGGTTCGGGCGGCCATGGACGCAATTATGACCACCGGACGTGCGAAGATGATTCAACTGGCAGTGCTGGCAGACCGAGGTCACAGGGAGTTGCCGATTCGACCAGACTATGTGGGGAAGAATGTGCCGACAGCTCGCGATGAAGCGATTGAAGTCATGTTAAACGAACTGGACGAAGAGGACAGCGTCTGGATTACAGGACAGCAAAACTGAGGGGGAAATAGCGTGGAACACATGCTCTCGTCAAAAAGTTTGGACAGGCGGCGCGTCGAAAAACTGATTGCATCTGCTGAACAGCTGCGGGGATTGCCGCGCCGAGATTTGCTGAGTGTTCTTGCCGGGAAGGTTGTAGCAACGCTGTTCTACGAGCCCAGCACACGTACCAGGTTGTCCTTTGAAGCGGCGGTTGTTCGGCTTGGCGGTCAGGTGGTCAGCAGCGAGAACGCAAAGGAAACCTCTTCTGCCAAAAAAGGTGAGCGGCTTTCAGATGTCTTTCGCGTAGTCGGGGCCTATGCCGATGCCCTTGTCGTTCGTCACCATGAGACTGGAGCGATTGAAGGAGCGGCTGATAAAAGCCCTGTTCCCATCATTAATGCGGGCTCAGGTTCGGGAGAACACCCCACCCAGGCACTCCTCGACGCCTACACGATATGGCGCGAACTCGGTGGTTTGGACGGGCGAAAAATCTGTATTATGGGTGATTTAAAATACGGTCGTACCGTTCACTCTCTGGTTCAGGTACTGACGCTCTTCGATGACATTGAAGTGGTGTTGTTTCATCCCGAGTCGCTGGCGCTTCCAGAAGCGTTAACGAAGCATGCACAAGCCAACGGGACCGTCGTTCGGCGGGCCGGGACGTTTGCTGAAGCTGTGCACAATGCGGATGTCATTTACCAGACAAGGGTCCAGATTGAGAGACTCCAGGACGCCGACGAAGCAGCCGAGGCGGGAGAATATCTGTTGACGAAAGACCACATGAACTTGGTTCCGGAGCACGCGAGAATACTTCACCCGCTGCCAAGAGTCAATGAATTGGCTCTCGAAGTCGATGACGACCCCCGGGCGGCTTATTTTCGACAGGTGGAAAATGGACTGTATATACGCATGGCGCTGCTCAAAGAGCTGATTGGAGGAGATGTACTTGCAGACGAAACTGCAGGGCGGAAATTTGCTCAATCTTGTTGACGGGAGCTTGACAACGGTTGACGTCATTGTGGATGACGTGACTGGGAAAGTCGCCGCCATTGGAGAGAACCTCGGTCATGTTGACGAAGTGATTCAACTGAATGGAGAAGTGCTGCTGCCTGGGTTTGTGGATCTGCATGTACATCTTCGCGATCCCGGTTTTACAGACAAAGAGACCATCGCCACTGGTGCGGCGGCCGCTGCGGCCGGAGGTTTCACGCAGATTGCCTGTATGCCGAACACCAATCCACCCTTGGACTCGCCGGCACAGCTTGACTACGTAACACAGCGCTCGCGTGAAGCCGGGGCGGCCAGGGTGCTGCCTATTGCTTGCATCACTGAACGCCAGGAAGGGAACACGCTGACAGACTTTGAACGTTTAAAGTGCTCTGGCGCGGTCGCTCTTTCGGATGACGGCAAGGGTGTTCAAGACGGCGGCTTGATGCGAGAGGCCTTGATCCAAGCGAAAAAAGCAGGCCTGCCTGTGGCAATCCATGCAGAGGATGAATCCATTTCAGGCCCAGGGGTACTAAATGAAGGTGCGGCAAAACGACTCGGTTTGCCGGCAATCCCGGGTGCCGCAGAGTCTGCGATGATTGCCCGTGACATTCTGCTGGCGGAAGAGACTGGAGCTCACATTCACATTTGCCACGTCAGTGTGGAGTCAGCGGTGGCTTTAGTCCGGTTTGCCAAAGAGCGGGGCGTGTCCATCACAGCTGAAGTGACACCCCATCACTTGCTTTTATCCGATGACCTGATTACAGCTGACGACGGGAACTTCAAGGTCAACCCGCCGCTGCGCAGTCAGCGCGATAAGGAGGCCTGTTTACGGGGCTTTCTGGACGGCACTTTGGATGTGGTCGCGACCGATCACGCTCCTCATACAGAGTCAGAAAAGGCCCAGGGCATCAAAAAGGCACCCTTTGGTTTGGTCGGGATTGAGACGGTGTTTCCGCTGTTGTACACATACCTGGTTGTCCCGGGCTTGATGAGTCTCTCCGAACTAGTGAAGAGAATGTCCACGCTTCCGAGCCAGGCCTTTGGTCTGCCGGGCGGTGTCATTCGGGCAGGAGGCCCAGCTGATATTGCCGTGGTGGATTTGGAAACAGAGCGGGACATTCTTCCCGAAAACTTCCTGTCAAAAGGCCGAAACACACCTTTTGCAAATTGGCGAGCAAGCGGCTGGACGAAATTGACGATTCAAGGCGGACGTGTAGTTTTTCGTGATTCCATGGCAAAAGCGACAGTAGGGGAGTGAAGCGAGTGGCAGGCAAGAGCAAGGAGAGAAAACAGGCGAGATTAATACTGGAAAACGGCATGGTCTTCACCGGTATAGGATTTGGCGCCGACGGAGAATCCATTGGTGAAGTGGTATTTAATACCGGAATGACTGGATATCAGGAGATTTTAACGGATCCCTCCTACTGTGGACAAATTGTAACGATGACCTATCCGCTCATCGGCAATTACGGGGTGAATGTGGAAGACGTAGAGTCGAGAAAGCCTTATGTGAGAGGTTTTGTCGTGCGAGAGTTTAGCGCCGTGGACAGCCATTATAAAAGCATGAATAACCTGGAGAAATACCTCAAGGACAACAACATCATTGGCATTTCAGAGATTGACACGAGGAAATTGACAAAGGAAATTCGAAGCGAAGGTACGATGAAAGCTGTTTTAACTACCTTAGACGATGATGTCAGCACAGTACTTGAAAAGTTGAAAACACCGTTGCCAAGGAATCAGATTGAAGAGGTAACGACCCCCACTGCCTATCGCTGCCCTGGCGAAGGACGGCGCGTTGTGGCCATGGACTTCGGCATGAAATCAGGTGTGGTTCGTTCACTGCTGGCACGCAACTGTGACGTCATTGTGGTACCGGCCACCACCACTGCCGAAGAAATCCTGGCGTGGCAGCCCCATGGCGTGATGCTCAGCAATGGCCCGGGTGACCCTGAAGATGCGCCCTATGCTGTAGAAGCCTTGCAGAAACTCATCGGCAAGGTCCCGGTCTTTGGGATTTGCCTCGGACACCAGTTGATTGGTCTTGCCTGCGGTGCAAAAACCGAAAAACTGCGCTTTGGCCACCGCGGTGTCAACCATCCTGTCCGCAACATTCGCACAGGCAAAGTTGCCATCACCTCACAGAATCACGGTTACGTGGTGCAGCCTGGGTCTTTAGAGTCAACGGATTTGAGACTAACCCATGTAAATCAAAATGATGACACTGTGGAAGGCATGGCACACAAGAAGCACCCAGTGTTCTCTGTGCAGTATCATCCGGAGGCGCGCCCCGGCCCGGATGATTCGGACGACTTGTTCGACGAATTCATGCAGATGATGGATGAGGTAAAAGAAGGGAGATGGGTTCCAAATGCCTAAGCGTACAGACTTGAACAAGATTTTAGTTATCGGAAGCGGACCCATTATTATTGGTCAGGCGGCAGAGTTTGACTACGCAGGAACCCAAGCCTGTCAAGCCCTTAAAGAAGAGGGGTACGAAGTGTTGCTGGTGAATTCCAACCCCGCAACCATCATGACCGATCCCGACATTGCAGACAAAGTCTTCATCGAACCGCTCACACCTGAGTTTGTTGCGCAGATTATTCGCCGGGAGCGACCCGATGGGATTTTAGGAACTCTGGGCGGGCAAACGGGACTCAATTTGACCGTGCAGCTCTCAGAAATGGGTGTTCTTGAAGAAGAAGGCGTTGAAATTCTGGGCACGTCCTTGAATGCCATCCGGGAAGCTGAAGACAGGGAGGAATTTCGCTCCTTGATGCATCGAATTAAGGAGCCTGTTGCTGAAAGCGAGATTGTTACTTCTCTTGACGCCGCCCGTACTTTTGCCCGCAGGATTGGGTTCCCCATCATCATTCGCCCTGCTTACACGCTGGGCGGCACAGGCGGGGGAATTGCCGAGAACTGGGAGCAATATGAAGAGATTGTGAGTCTCGGACTGACCATGTCTCCCATTCACCAGGTGCTTGTGGAACGGGGTATCTCAGGCTACAAAGAGATTGAATATGAAGTCATGCGCGATAAAAATGATACGTGTATTGTCGTATGTAACATGGAAAATGTCGATCCCGTCGGGGTCCACACAGGCGACAGCATTGTCACTGCACCCAGTCAGACGTTGTCGGACGCGGACTACCAGCGGCTTCGGTCGGCCAGTCTGAAAATCATCCGGGCACTGGGCATAGAAGGCGGCTGTAATGTGCAGTTGGCTCTCGACCCCAACAGCGACGAGTACTATGTCATTGAGGTAAATCCGCGCGTGAGTCGGTCCAGTGCCTTGGCCTCAAAAGCGACTGGGTACCCCATTGCAAAAGTATCCGCAAAAATTGCTGTCGGCTATCGATTGGACGAAATCAAGAACCCGGTGACACAGGAAACCTATGCAAGTTTTGAACCTGCGTTGGACTACGTGGTCACAAAAATTCCACGTTGGCCCTTTGACAAGTTCAATAGTGCCAATCGCAAACTTGGGACCCAGATGAAAGCAACGGGAGAAGTCATGGCGATTGGGCGTACCTTCGAAGAGTCTTTGATGAAAGCAATCCGAAGCCTGGAAGTGGGCGTCGAGAGCTTGTTTGTGAAACGGAGTCGAAGTTGGGACGGGGATGAAATTGAGCGTCGTCTCAGACATCCGGATGACGAACAACTGTTCGTATTGGCTGAGGCAATGCGCCGCAACGTGAAGTTGAAGACACTTCACACATGGACCGGTATTGACCGCTGGTTCCTGGAGAAGATTTACGGTTTGGTCAAACTCGAGCAGCAATTCGCTGAAAAAGCCAAGGGCTACAATCAGTGGCCGGAGTTTGCAGAACAGAACTTTGACTTAATTGTTGAGGCAAAACGAAAAGGGTTCCCAGACGTAGAGATTGCACGGGTTACAGGATGGGAACAAAGTGAAGTTTCGTCGTGGCGACTGGAGCAGCGCGTGACACCTGTGTACAAGATGGTCGATACCTGTGCAGGGGAGTTTGAGGCAAGGACACCGTATTACTACAGTACGTACGAGGCTGAAGATGAAGTGGAGACAGGAGACAAAAAGAAACTGCTTGTCCTTGGGTCTGGACCTATCCGCATCGGTCAAGGAATCGAGTTTGACTACTGTTCGGTTCATGCAGTATGGGCCATTCGGGAGGCTGGCTATGAGTCCATTATAATCAACAATAACCCGGAGACTGTCTCGACTGACTTTAACACATCGGATCGGCTGTATTTTGAACCGCTTCATCTGGAAGATGTTCTGAACGTCATTGCACGAGAACAACCGGAAGGCGTCATTGTGCAGTTTGGCGGACAGACAGCGATTAATCTTGCGGAACCGCTGGCACAGGCCGGTGTCCGTATTATCGGTACAGACCTGGAGAATATCGACAGAGCGGAGAACCGCGAGAAATTTGACGCACTCCTAAACGACCTGGATATCCCGCGTCCGGCCGGAGCTACAGTCATTTCATTGGACGAAGCGAAAACTGCTGCCGAGCACTTAGGCTACCCGGTTGTCGTTCGTCCCTCTTATGTACTGGGCGGCCGCGCGATGCAAATCATCTATTCCGACGAAGAACTGGAACACTATATTCTCGAGGCTGTCGAAGTATCACCGAAACATCCCATTCTCGTGGACCGTTATATACAAGGTGTGGAAGTGGAAGTGGATGCCATTTCGGACGGAGAAACAGTGGTTATCCCTGGCATTATGGAGCACATTGAACGGGCCGGTGTCCACTCCGGTGACTCCATTGCGGTGTATCCGCCGCAGTCGCTGTCGGACAACATGAAGGCGCTGCTGACTGACTACACTGTCCGCATCGCACGCGACTTGTCGGTCAAGGGCATGGTTAACATTCAGTACGTTGTGACAGGTGAAGATGCCTTTGTGCTCGAGGTCAACCCGCGCTCCTCCCGCACAGTGCCGTTCTTGTCCAAAGTCACTGGTGTGCCCATGGTCCAGTTGGCTATGCAGGGTGTCCTTGGGAAGAGTCTGCAGTCTCTTGGATATGAAACAGGTCTTATTCCAGAGTCAGATATGGTGTCAGTCAAAGTGCCCGTGTTCTCGTTTGCAAAGCTGCGCCGTGTTGACATTGACTTAGGCCCGGAAATGAAATCAACGGGTGAGGTCATGGGACGTGAGAAGACGCTGGCGAAAGCGTTGTACAAGGGACTTCTCGGTGCCGGGACTGACATCCCTCAATACGGAACAGTGCTTGCGACTGTGGCTGACAAAGACAAGGCAGAAGCGTTGCCTCTCCTTGAGGGATTTGCGAATTTGGGATATCAGATTGCAGCTACCGAAGGTACAGCCAAATACCTTGAAGAGCAGGGTCTGCGTGTAACAGTCGTCAATAAGTTGGCTCAAGGTACACCGAACTTGTCCGACGATATTCGCGACGGCCGCATTCACCTTGTCATCAACACATTGACAAAAGGTCGTAAGCCCGAGCGCGACGGCTTTCGTATACGACGCACTGCAGTGGAGCACGGCGTCCCCTGCCTGACCTCTCTCGATACGGTCAAGTCGTTGCTCGAGGTCCTGTCGACAATTCGCTTTAGTACGATACCTTTGGAGGCTTCGGCCGGGAGGTAATACGGCATGACAAAGGAAAGCCCAAATTCGAACTGGAATGCAACCGGAAATTCAAAGCAAGACTCGAATCAAAATTCAAAGCACAGTGTAAAGCAAAGTTCGAAACCTGTGGCAGTCCAGCCAGGGATAGCCGGCATTCAGGACCTCTCTCACGAAAAGTACGACAAGGTTCGAAGCATGTCTTACGTCGCGCTGGATTTTCCGGACTGGAAGCAGGCTCGACGCCTTGTCGATGAGTTCGGTTCAGCCGTCGATGGTTATAAGGTGGGACTTGAGTTGTTTCACCGAGCAGGTTACGGGGCTGTGGAGGAGTTGTGCCGTCAAGGCAAGCGTGTGTTTTTGGATATTAAGCTTCACGATATCCCGAATACAGTGGCCGGAGCGTTGCGAGCTGTCTGCGAACTGCC
Proteins encoded in this window:
- a CDS encoding YggT family protein, with the protein product MWFQLVNIIGNILYIYLYLLIAVAIMSWIPDVAETQLGRILRRITDPYLNLFRRFIPPLNLGGMMLDIAFFIAFFVYYLAINEVIRLLNSFG
- a CDS encoding RNA-binding protein: MAEELHIDGWARAAERPFLRRLDDIALQVESRYTAELTDFLTPREQILAESMARHHNLNITFFGGYDGAERQRALIAPSYWVERQADYRICILSATLNQQRSASHRHIMGSLLGTGVKRKKVGDIGLNSEKAYVVMDTDLADFVQANWRLPGMFDGVIQRLDHVDAFPVSQYELTNGSVSSLRLDAVIAQFCKYSRSKAQEAVKRGHVTLNFAEVTNPAESLEQGDVISIRGFGRLKLMSLEGESKRGKQRLQIGVLKS
- a CDS encoding DivIVA domain-containing protein, with translation MPLSPLDIHNKEFGRSFRGYDEDEVDDFLERVIQDYEGLIRQNKELDERMGDLKEQLKHFTNIEESLSKSIVVAQETAEEVKTNARKEAQLIVKEAEKNADRIVAEALNKSRKIAMDGEEIQKQSSMFRARFRSLLQAQLEMLESDDWDKIGQELPAKESYAYETHSDNAG
- a CDS encoding TraR/DksA C4-type zinc finger protein, with the protein product MELKLVQERLKKDYDHIRRKLLNSGEYGLTNVERDELGELSAYDNHPADIASEVWEREKDVGLRDRDKLQLQAIERALSAIYQGTYGVCQSCGTQIPQERLEALPIAVLCKVCQEQDEAQHPNRDWPVEEEFLYPGYARTNLDNTTNVEFDGEDSWQAVARYNERPDYPFDPDLGELDDNEGIVEETDAISNEMYKRKG
- the lspA gene encoding signal peptidase II, producing MIYLLAALVFAADQVIKWEVRSHMAITQSIPVFPPVLYLDYIRNSGGAFGILPHFRILFVLVAMVVIAAVIYVDVRYKPVLWTRIGLGLLLGGALGNMWDRIVFGNVTDYMYLQIIHFPIFNLADVMIDVGVIMLLIRSLQSDRSSRKDD
- a CDS encoding RluA family pseudouridine synthase, whose product is MNEKWAIVESFTAEAQDEGIRLDKWLTDVLQERDYDVSRNQVQDWLKQGFIQRREYTRRLRSSDLIEPGYEFSVAVPAAQSAEITGESIPLDVVYEDAEVIVINKPRGMVVHPGAGHTTGTMVNALVGRGTQLSNLGGEMRPGVVHRIDKDTSGLLVFAKTDRAYHGLSEQLREHSMTRQYEAICHGLVTHDNGTIDAPVGRDAKNRQRMAVTELGKEAVTHFRVEQRFTRHTFLSLRLETGRTHQIRVHLAYIGHPLAGDPIYGPRHTLPIAGQALHAHTLGFVHPVTKEELVFEAAVPQDMTVLLEGLRQGMW
- the pyrR gene encoding bifunctional pyr operon transcriptional regulator/uracil phosphoribosyltransferase PyrR; translated protein: MQKKAQLMDATGMRRSITRMAHEILERNKGLSQVILVGIERRGVHLANRIADRLLDIEGVQPEVFALDPRPYRDDVPSSENNRIPLEGFPVEDKVVVLVDDVLYTGRTVRAAMDAIMTTGRAKMIQLAVLADRGHRELPIRPDYVGKNVPTARDEAIEVMLNELDEEDSVWITGQQN
- the pyrB gene encoding aspartate carbamoyltransferase; the protein is MLSSKSLDRRRVEKLIASAEQLRGLPRRDLLSVLAGKVVATLFYEPSTRTRLSFEAAVVRLGGQVVSSENAKETSSAKKGERLSDVFRVVGAYADALVVRHHETGAIEGAADKSPVPIINAGSGSGEHPTQALLDAYTIWRELGGLDGRKICIMGDLKYGRTVHSLVQVLTLFDDIEVVLFHPESLALPEALTKHAQANGTVVRRAGTFAEAVHNADVIYQTRVQIERLQDADEAAEAGEYLLTKDHMNLVPEHARILHPLPRVNELALEVDDDPRAAYFRQVENGLYIRMALLKELIGGDVLADETAGRKFAQSC
- a CDS encoding dihydroorotase, with the protein product MQTKLQGGNLLNLVDGSLTTVDVIVDDVTGKVAAIGENLGHVDEVIQLNGEVLLPGFVDLHVHLRDPGFTDKETIATGAAAAAAGGFTQIACMPNTNPPLDSPAQLDYVTQRSREAGAARVLPIACITERQEGNTLTDFERLKCSGAVALSDDGKGVQDGGLMREALIQAKKAGLPVAIHAEDESISGPGVLNEGAAKRLGLPAIPGAAESAMIARDILLAEETGAHIHICHVSVESAVALVRFAKERGVSITAEVTPHHLLLSDDLITADDGNFKVNPPLRSQRDKEACLRGFLDGTLDVVATDHAPHTESEKAQGIKKAPFGLVGIETVFPLLYTYLVVPGLMSLSELVKRMSTLPSQAFGLPGGVIRAGGPADIAVVDLETERDILPENFLSKGRNTPFANWRASGWTKLTIQGGRVVFRDSMAKATVGE
- a CDS encoding carbamoyl phosphate synthase small subunit, with the translated sequence MAGKSKERKQARLILENGMVFTGIGFGADGESIGEVVFNTGMTGYQEILTDPSYCGQIVTMTYPLIGNYGVNVEDVESRKPYVRGFVVREFSAVDSHYKSMNNLEKYLKDNNIIGISEIDTRKLTKEIRSEGTMKAVLTTLDDDVSTVLEKLKTPLPRNQIEEVTTPTAYRCPGEGRRVVAMDFGMKSGVVRSLLARNCDVIVVPATTTAEEILAWQPHGVMLSNGPGDPEDAPYAVEALQKLIGKVPVFGICLGHQLIGLACGAKTEKLRFGHRGVNHPVRNIRTGKVAITSQNHGYVVQPGSLESTDLRLTHVNQNDDTVEGMAHKKHPVFSVQYHPEARPGPDDSDDLFDEFMQMMDEVKEGRWVPNA